One genomic region from Halomicrobium zhouii encodes:
- a CDS encoding tyrosine-type recombinase/integrase, whose protein sequence is MSTNPTDLEPIEPREAQELFLDHKASQYSVKTVQAHRYRTKPFVEWCDLNDIDNMNALTGRSIQRYRLWREDTGDLAKITLNQQMSTIRVFLKWAGSIEAVAANLYDKVMVPRVTPAEERRDETLSSEPASEILDHLSTFNYASLDHALFALLWETGMRLGGANSLDLGDLHLEEEAIEIVHRPDQGTHLKNGANGERPVAITSNLAEVLSQYIENIRIENTDDAGREPLFTSRYGRLSKTAMRRCVYRVTSPCFRGEPCPECAGTESEKCGEAVSPHAIRRGSITHALTKDVPVEVIGDRMNVSRDILDKHYDKRSEEVKLEQRRGYLENL, encoded by the coding sequence ATGAGCACGAACCCCACAGATCTCGAACCCATCGAACCGCGCGAAGCACAGGAACTGTTTCTCGACCACAAGGCGAGCCAGTACTCGGTGAAGACCGTCCAGGCCCACCGCTACCGGACGAAGCCGTTCGTCGAGTGGTGCGACCTGAACGACATCGACAACATGAACGCCCTGACCGGCCGGAGCATTCAGCGATACCGCCTTTGGCGGGAGGACACCGGCGACCTCGCGAAGATCACACTGAATCAGCAGATGAGTACCATCAGGGTATTCCTCAAGTGGGCCGGCTCCATCGAAGCCGTCGCCGCGAATCTCTACGACAAGGTGATGGTCCCGCGAGTCACGCCCGCGGAAGAGCGGCGAGACGAGACGCTGTCGTCCGAGCCGGCCTCGGAGATCCTAGACCACCTCTCGACGTTCAACTACGCGTCGCTCGACCACGCCCTGTTTGCGTTGCTCTGGGAGACCGGGATGCGACTCGGCGGTGCTAACTCGCTCGACCTCGGCGACCTCCACCTCGAAGAGGAAGCGATCGAGATCGTTCACCGGCCCGACCAGGGGACACACTTGAAGAACGGCGCGAACGGCGAGCGCCCCGTCGCGATTACGTCGAATCTAGCGGAAGTTCTCTCCCAGTACATCGAGAACATTCGGATCGAGAACACCGACGACGCCGGCCGGGAGCCGCTGTTTACCAGTCGCTACGGTCGCCTCTCGAAAACCGCGATGCGGAGGTGCGTCTATCGCGTGACCTCACCGTGCTTCAGAGGTGAACCGTGTCCCGAATGTGCTGGCACGGAGAGCGAAAAGTGCGGGGAAGCCGTGAGTCCACACGCGATCCGCCGCGGGAGTATCACGCACGCACTGACCAAAGACGTCCCCGTCGAGGTCATCGGCGACAGGATGAACGTCAGCCGCGACATCCTCGACAAGCACTACGACAAGCGTTCTGAGGAGGTGAAACTGGAACAGCGGCGCGGATACTTAGAGAACCTCTAA
- a CDS encoding DNA-binding protein has protein sequence MNTNNAIRLEELVEQREPDDAVSEEPELRRSVEQEKQGKVDTNHPDAGRTGLTLAAEEKLAAREWEIERTHERWDSRQESSREGRSRQLAKAGSVERRQEFEHRRAGVDQWADPDRKDPRAELTQAELSTVNEQAARLTEEHGGMTRAAISRQLAERIADGMDVLDAVVEVIELIRDEAGVIVPIDQIENVDRSEVTVEGRVTQLWTPSSRAIRQVGLIEDESGRTKFTSWKKSAQPMVEEGERVRFRAAAKNWYQGRCSIALTGWSEVHFPERGQWWR, from the coding sequence ATGAACACTAACAACGCCATTCGACTTGAAGAATTGGTTGAACAACGAGAGCCCGACGATGCGGTTTCCGAAGAGCCGGAACTGCGGCGGTCGGTCGAACAGGAGAAACAGGGGAAGGTCGACACGAATCACCCGGACGCTGGACGGACGGGGTTGACGCTGGCGGCGGAAGAGAAGCTGGCAGCGAGAGAGTGGGAGATCGAACGAACCCACGAGCGGTGGGACAGTCGGCAAGAATCGAGCCGGGAAGGACGATCGCGTCAGCTGGCGAAGGCGGGTAGCGTGGAACGACGGCAGGAGTTCGAGCATCGACGAGCGGGCGTGGACCAGTGGGCTGACCCGGACCGGAAAGATCCCCGGGCGGAACTCACACAGGCGGAACTCTCGACGGTGAACGAGCAGGCGGCGAGGTTGACGGAGGAACACGGTGGTATGACGAGAGCGGCGATATCGCGGCAGTTAGCCGAGCGGATCGCAGATGGAATGGACGTCCTGGACGCAGTCGTCGAGGTAATCGAGTTGATTCGCGACGAAGCAGGTGTCATCGTGCCGATCGACCAGATAGAGAACGTCGATCGCAGCGAGGTGACCGTTGAGGGGCGCGTTACCCAACTTTGGACACCCTCCTCCCGAGCGATTCGGCAGGTCGGGCTGATCGAAGACGAGAGCGGACGAACCAAGTTCACCAGCTGGAAAAAGAGCGCGCAGCCGATGGTCGAGGAAGGTGAACGCGTCCGATTCAGGGCGGCAGCGAAGAACTGGTACCAGGGCCGTTGCTCGATAGCGCTTACGGGCTGGTCGGAAGTACATTTCCCGGAACGGGGGCAGTGGTGGAGGTAG
- a CDS encoding DUF262 domain-containing protein codes for MTQLSQDHRLEEFETSSGTILEALDITDESWFQVIKNRSFRVPEYQRNYSWGDTQRDEFWSTLKRNFVDLGPLPSDLDEMDLSGLYMGAVYIAVPGPEDEQEKLDIVDGQQRFASFQLLIKALNDNILSLKEEARDQGKHDLVSELTEVEVKLEKGYSGTEPSVKLNSEDREFFAALAAYPENWYIDVRDFLVDQIDKHPDITGRNRPRAKTIEELAEAIQEPIQFNGDDNLTDDSAFEADKDGDEDAKLGKHVRFLNSHERMLEAYSEAYELIETLQDEETNGELAQRAYITMNFSSFVLHAIAVDRCLITEPNPDLRLDIFQSINDKGLALHDVDKIRARIKHRLVGSGSSGVMEEWRETLARFDGDKDDIKEMLKYFVAAKEDSVNKISEANNAVMQVFDRSTPERSNVTPLLTQDNAENLVTEVSTYSKYYDDLYQCEFNHFDRSIDDNNRKEVKRILNRVGKKIEAEQWQALGPFVYMMVDQGAPEDYDEEDIGNFLFEVFDAIEVLTLRQSISDHSGEAIEGVYVNAVQNFNNRSSDQFDATKIVLDIVEDASNQTEDLFEDGMIYHAVKNRNWTSSDLGRCILQRTTSRYLKEEDMGLEVRDYSDVDVEHILPQTPISDEAGRSASSSEPGKYAWLDYFFRVNETDEDSQIAQAIKVLKDQSISSLQASDVDSDDLGDEVNEDEILNIQEEVFKRFVDDIANLLILVNQDNQELGNKLLSKKLPVYWRDTYIKVIINDFFSNEENSPFIESEYVNLDTGDVDEIRGEDHLSDDIAEQVDRSWTYEVMFERKVDMVHQILKRLTFNLEPDSSGGDRDESVGVDKSEFDGLRDQIKAAVDDDRERRISRRNF; via the coding sequence GTGACCCAGCTTTCTCAAGATCATCGATTGGAGGAGTTCGAAACCTCCTCGGGAACAATCCTCGAAGCATTAGATATTACTGACGAATCTTGGTTTCAAGTTATCAAAAATCGGTCCTTCAGAGTCCCGGAATACCAAAGAAATTACTCTTGGGGGGATACTCAACGAGACGAATTCTGGTCAACGTTAAAACGAAATTTTGTCGATCTTGGACCGCTTCCTTCTGATCTTGATGAGATGGATCTTTCAGGCCTGTACATGGGGGCAGTATACATCGCTGTTCCAGGACCGGAAGACGAGCAAGAAAAACTCGATATCGTCGATGGACAACAGCGTTTTGCTTCCTTCCAACTATTGATTAAGGCCCTCAATGACAACATCCTTAGTCTAAAAGAAGAGGCTCGAGATCAAGGAAAACATGATCTCGTTTCGGAGCTTACGGAGGTAGAGGTAAAACTCGAAAAGGGATACTCTGGGACCGAACCCTCAGTAAAACTGAATTCAGAAGACCGGGAATTTTTCGCAGCATTAGCAGCATATCCAGAAAACTGGTACATTGATGTCCGTGATTTTCTAGTTGACCAGATTGATAAACACCCAGACATAACAGGCAGAAACCGACCTAGGGCTAAGACTATTGAGGAACTCGCTGAGGCTATTCAAGAACCGATCCAATTCAACGGAGATGACAATCTCACAGACGATTCGGCATTTGAAGCCGATAAGGATGGAGACGAAGATGCGAAACTCGGGAAACACGTCCGGTTCCTCAATTCGCACGAACGAATGTTGGAGGCATACAGTGAAGCCTACGAGTTGATAGAGACTCTCCAAGATGAAGAGACAAATGGAGAGCTGGCTCAACGAGCTTATATTACGATGAACTTTTCCTCTTTCGTTCTTCATGCGATTGCGGTCGATCGGTGTTTAATTACGGAGCCGAACCCCGACCTGCGGCTTGACATTTTCCAATCGATAAACGACAAGGGGCTCGCATTACACGATGTAGACAAAATTAGAGCTCGAATCAAACACCGTCTAGTTGGCTCAGGATCAAGTGGGGTAATGGAGGAATGGCGGGAAACACTTGCTCGGTTTGATGGTGACAAAGATGATATTAAAGAGATGCTGAAGTACTTTGTCGCTGCAAAAGAAGACAGCGTGAATAAGATTTCGGAAGCAAACAATGCAGTCATGCAAGTCTTTGACCGGTCCACACCAGAGAGGTCGAATGTCACACCATTGCTGACGCAGGATAATGCTGAAAACCTCGTGACCGAAGTCTCAACGTATTCCAAGTACTATGATGATCTCTATCAGTGTGAGTTCAACCACTTTGACCGATCGATTGATGATAACAATCGGAAAGAAGTAAAACGGATACTCAACCGTGTAGGCAAAAAAATTGAAGCAGAACAGTGGCAGGCACTTGGTCCGTTTGTGTATATGATGGTAGACCAAGGTGCACCGGAGGACTATGACGAAGAAGATATTGGGAATTTCTTATTTGAGGTGTTTGATGCCATTGAGGTTCTTACCCTCCGGCAATCGATTAGCGACCACAGTGGGGAAGCTATCGAGGGAGTCTATGTCAACGCTGTCCAAAACTTCAATAATCGGTCTTCGGATCAATTCGACGCCACCAAGATTGTCTTAGACATTGTCGAGGATGCGAGCAATCAGACAGAGGACCTCTTCGAAGATGGAATGATTTATCATGCCGTAAAGAACCGTAATTGGACTTCTAGTGACCTAGGGCGGTGTATCCTTCAACGTACGACAAGTAGATATCTTAAGGAAGAAGATATGGGACTCGAGGTTCGAGACTACTCAGATGTCGATGTTGAGCACATTCTTCCACAAACACCTATCTCCGATGAGGCAGGGAGAAGTGCCTCAAGTTCGGAACCCGGGAAATATGCCTGGTTAGACTACTTCTTCCGGGTTAACGAGACTGATGAAGACTCACAGATCGCACAGGCTATAAAAGTACTAAAGGATCAAAGTATCTCGTCTCTACAGGCAAGCGATGTAGATTCGGACGATCTTGGAGATGAGGTTAACGAAGATGAGATACTAAACATCCAAGAGGAGGTATTCAAGCGATTCGTCGATGATATCGCAAATCTTCTAATTCTAGTTAATCAGGACAACCAAGAGTTAGGGAACAAACTTCTCTCCAAAAAATTACCTGTGTACTGGAGGGATACCTATATCAAAGTAATTATCAATGATTTCTTTAGCAATGAAGAGAATTCGCCGTTTATCGAATCGGAATATGTCAATCTTGATACGGGTGATGTCGACGAGATCAGGGGGGAGGATCACCTTTCCGACGATATTGCAGAGCAAGTGGATCGTTCGTGGACTTACGAAGTAATGTTTGAGCGTAAGGTGGACATGGTTCACCAGATATTGAAACGACTTACGTTCAATCTTGAGCCAGATAGCTCGGGTGGAGACAGAGATGAATCCGTTGGGGTCGACAAAAGCGAGTTCGATGGGCTCAGAGACCAAATTAAAGCTGCCGTAGACGATGATCGTGAACGGCGAATATCCCGTCGGAACTTCTAA
- a CDS encoding homing endonuclease associated repeat-containing protein: protein MTPENARYQCDICGETFETPAKFGGHKNGHRIKIERDELIAEVQRLFDEIGRVPTSEDMDREGRYSPMTVRKRFGSWNAGLRAAGLTPVHYHELSRDDIIQEIQRVAAELGQVPTVADMSSEGQYSVDVAQSKFGSWNDALVAAGYKPNKIKQIPREDLLAEIRRLSDVLGHPPSTNDLKDRGKYSVRGYFREFDGWHDAVREAGFEPRGWPSGEDNPRWRGGRDNQYYGPNWNRLREKAIQRDDFICQTPECSTTRESHIERFGHDIHVHHIVPLASFERSCGSVDFQRANSLSNLVTVCTVHHIIWERIAPLRPDTRHL from the coding sequence ATGACGCCAGAAAATGCTCGCTATCAATGTGACATCTGTGGAGAGACGTTCGAAACACCCGCGAAATTCGGTGGTCACAAAAACGGCCATCGGATCAAAATCGAACGAGATGAACTGATTGCCGAGGTCCAGCGTCTGTTCGACGAAATAGGTCGGGTTCCAACTTCGGAGGATATGGATCGAGAAGGTCGATACTCACCAATGACAGTAAGGAAGAGATTTGGTTCGTGGAACGCCGGCCTCCGAGCTGCCGGGTTAACACCTGTCCATTATCATGAGCTCTCGCGAGATGATATAATCCAGGAGATTCAGAGGGTAGCTGCAGAACTGGGGCAGGTCCCTACGGTAGCGGATATGAGTTCCGAAGGACAGTATTCTGTCGACGTTGCTCAGTCGAAGTTTGGTTCGTGGAATGATGCCCTAGTGGCTGCTGGGTACAAGCCCAATAAGATCAAACAGATTCCGCGAGAAGACCTCTTGGCCGAAATCCGACGACTTTCAGATGTTCTTGGTCATCCCCCATCAACGAACGATCTGAAAGACCGGGGCAAGTACTCTGTTCGGGGCTACTTTCGAGAATTTGATGGGTGGCACGACGCTGTGAGAGAGGCGGGGTTCGAACCCCGAGGATGGCCCTCAGGAGAGGATAATCCACGTTGGAGGGGTGGCCGAGATAATCAGTACTACGGTCCGAACTGGAATCGGCTACGGGAGAAAGCGATCCAGCGAGATGACTTCATTTGTCAAACCCCAGAATGTAGCACAACCCGCGAGTCACACATCGAGCGATTCGGACACGATATTCATGTGCATCACATCGTACCATTAGCCAGCTTCGAACGGTCTTGTGGGTCAGTAGATTTCCAGCGAGCGAATAGCTTGAGCAATCTCGTCACGGTCTGTACCGTTCACCACATTATCTGGGAGCGGATCGCGCCTCTACGACCAGACACTCGACATCTCTAA